One part of the Pseudostreptobacillus hongkongensis genome encodes these proteins:
- the yajC gene encoding preprotein translocase subunit YajC, translated as MSNILLVTFIYLVVIALLIALNYYSSKKRRNKIENLLGNLKIGDRIITIGGIYGNIEKINEDGTLLIKVDKNSHLTISLSSVSEAVK; from the coding sequence ATGTCAAATATATTATTAGTAACATTTATATATTTAGTAGTAATTGCTTTACTTATAGCACTTAATTACTATTCAAGTAAAAAAAGAAGAAATAAAATTGAAAATTTATTAGGAAATTTAAAAATTGGTGATAGAATAATTACTATAGGTGGTATCTATGGTAATATAGAAAAAATTAATGAAGATGGGACTTTATTAATTAAAGTTGATAAAAATTCACATTTAACTATATCATTAAGTTCTGTTTCTGAGGCAGTTAAATAG